A DNA window from Dunckerocampus dactyliophorus isolate RoL2022-P2 chromosome 17, RoL_Ddac_1.1, whole genome shotgun sequence contains the following coding sequences:
- the nop14 gene encoding nucleolar protein 14 isoform X1, translating to MGKPPKKRSIADKVRKVKTSTEIKNNPFEVKINRKKFDVLGRKSKHDVGLPGVSRSKSINKRKETLLKEYKHKNKSNKLIDRRLGEYDSKMAPEDKILRRFAMERQRAHEKKDLYNLNEEEELTHYGQSLSEIEKFTDLVNSDDESEEKGLLSAELTAAHFGGGGGLLRKKTSGEQQGDEGAPKTKSRQELIEELIHKSKQEKRERQVQKEEAQELTEKLDEDWKSIQALMVQKKPKAQREEKQEAEKPKLEEYDMMVRELGFEMKAQPSEKMKTPDEIAREEREKLQKLEADRLKRMMGNEDEAEGTRHRSHMSADDLNDGFILDKDDEKTLAYQDGKWNMDDGLEEGKSEGDEEGDSGEEEEDDAEEVEEEEEDAGSSEEEDDHSDLESEAEAEEGNDEELSAKAKKSLSEEERKAQQEAAKAELPYTFTAPESYTDLEKLLCGHTPDNQHLIVARMQKCNHPSLAVGNKLKLQKLVGFLLEYFGELACRSPPELTTIDKLIPELYTLCQMFPGEACKAMQTIIGDAAHSMEEVLEVKGHAAFPALDMLIHLKVTALLFPTSDYRHPVTTPALLYIGQVLTKCPVRSLQEVTSGLVLCCLAVEYVSFSKRFLPELINFLAGTLHLAVQDKSSPGYSVVPPFRATGKHSDLLVLSDSESWKSWDKKSQLPLSAAQHLALKTDLDGDHFKLTCVSTCMDLLKRCCLLYSDLACFTHIFQPIRTLLSQHLSSQLLPEPLKELQTEILDVIDSAPVAHSRLVFDKKKPVLLKLLTPKIVEVLDYGKKRGFTREQRETERVRHKYKKEFKGALREIRKDSRFLASEKLNEVMNRDAERKRKVKELFGSLATQEGEWKAMKRKKRK from the exons ATGGGGAAGCCGCCCAAAAAGAGGAGTATTGCAGACAAGGTCCGCAAGGTTAAAACGTCCACCGAGATCAAGAATAACCCTTTTGAGGTGAAAATCAATAGGAAGAAATTCGATGTACTTGGGAGGAAAAGCAAGCATGATGTGGGCCTTCCTGGGGTGTCCCGGTCCAAATCTATCAACAAG AGAAAAGAAACCCTCCTGAAAGAATACAAACACAAGAACAAGTCCAACAAACTCATCGACAGGCGCTTGGGAGAGTACGACTCTAAGATGGCTCCAGAAGACAAGATCCTCCGGAGGTTTGCCATGGAGAGACAG CGTGCCCACGAGAAGAAGGACTTGTACAACCTgaacgaggaggaggagttgaCCCATTATGGACAATCACTGTCTGAAATAGAGAAGTTTACCGACTTGGTGAACAGCGATGACGAGTCAGAGGAGAAAGGCCTTTTGTCAG CTGAGCTGACGGCTGCCCACTTTGGCGGGGGAGGTGGCCTCCTCAGGAAGAAGACCTCTGGGGAGCAGCAGGGGGATGAGGGGGCTCCGAAAACCAAGTCCAGACAGGAGCTGATTGAGGAGCTCATCCACAAGTCTAAGCAAGAGAAG AGGGAGCGACAGGTGCAGAAAGAGGAGGCACAGGAGCTGACAGAGAAGCTGGATGAGGATTGGAAGAGCATCCAGGCTCTGATGGTGCAGAAGAAGCCCAAAGCTCAGCGAGAGGAGAAGCAGGAAGCGGAGAAACCAAAG CTGGAGGAGTATGACATGATGGTGAGGGAGCTCGGCTTTGAGATGAAGGCTCAGCCCTCTGAGAAAATGAAGACCCCTGATGAGATTGCCAGGGAGGAGCGTGAGAAGCTGCAGAAACTGGAA GCCGATCGTCTGAAGAGGATGATGGGAAATGAAGACGAAGCGGAAGGCACGCGACATCGGAGCCACATGTCGGCCGACGACCTTAACGACGGCTTCATCCTGGACAAAGACGATGAGAAAACTTTAGCCTACCAG GATGGCAAATGGAACATGGACGACGGGTTGGAGGAAGGCAAGAGCGAAGGCGATGAAGAGGGAGACAGtggtgaggaggaagaggatgatgcTGAAGAagtagaggaagaggaggaggatgcagGCAGCAGTGAGGAAGAGGACGATCATTCAGACTTGGAAAGTGAAGCGGAAGCGGAAGAAGGAAATGATGAAGAGCTCAGCGCCAAAGCCAAGAAGAGCCTGAGCGAGGAAGAGAGGAAGGCCCAGCAGGAGGCAGCCAAAGCAGAACTTCCATACACTTTTACTG CTCCAGAAAGCTACACCGACCTTGAAAAGCTGCTATGTGGCCACACCCCTGACAACCAGCACCTGATTGTGGCCAGGATGCAGAAGTGCAACCACCCGAGTTTGGCTGTAGGAAATAAGCTTAAACTGCAG AAACTAGTTGGCTTCCTGTTGGAGTACTTTGGAGAACTGGCCTGCCGGAGTCCTCCTGAACTCACCACCATTGACAAGCTAATCCC AGAGTTGTACACCCTGTGTCAGATGTTTCCGGGAGAAGCCTGCAAGGCCATGCAGACCATCATTGGTGAcgctgctcacagcatggaggAAGTGCTGGAGGTCAAAGGGCATGCTGCTTTCCCAGCACTAGACATG CTCATTCACCTGAAGGTGACGGCACTGCTGTTTCCCACGTCGGACTATCGACATCCTGTCACGACACCGGCGCTCCTTTACATCGGTCAGGTTCTTACTAAG TGTCCAGTGAGATCattacaggaagtgacatcaggttTAGTCCTGTGCTGTCTGGCAGTGGAGTACGTCTCCTTTTCCAAGCGTTTCCTGCCCGAGCTCATTAACTTCCTGGCTGGAACGCTGCACCTGGCCGTGCAGGACAAGAGCTCCCCAG GTTACAGCGTCGTCCCGCCCTTTAGGGCCACAGGGAAGCACAGCGATCTGTTGGTGCTCTCAGACTCGGAATCTTGGAAGAGCTGGGACAAGAAAAGCCAGCTCCCGCTTTCTGCTGCACAGCACCTCGCTTTGAAGACGGACCTTGACGGCGATCACTTCAA GTTGACGTGTGTGTCCACCTGCATGGACCTGCTGAAGAGATGCTGTCTGCTCTACAGCGACCTCGCCTGCTTCACGCACATctttcagccaatcagaacgctgCTTTCACAACATCTCTCTTCTCAGTTACTACCCGAGCCTTTAAAG GAGCTTCAAACGGAGATCCTGGATGTCATCGACAGCGCTCCTGTTGCTCACAGCCGCTTGGTTTTTGACAAGAAGAAGCCTGTCCTGCTAAAGCTGCTCACACCCAAGATCGTGGAGGT GTTGGACTACGGCAAGAAGCGCGGCTTCACCAGGGAGCAGAGGGAGACGGAGCGTGTGCGTCACAAGTACAAGAAGGAATTCAAGGGAGCGCTGAGGGAGATCAGGAAGGACTCGCGCTTCCTGGCCAGCGAGAAGCTCAACGAGGTCATGAACAG GGATGccgagaggaagaggaaggtgaAGGAGCTCTTTGGCAGCTTGGCCACGCAGGAGGGAGAGTGGAAGGccatgaagaggaagaagaggaagtaa
- the nop14 gene encoding nucleolar protein 14 isoform X2: MGKPPKKRSIADKVRKVKTSTEIKNNPFEVKINRKKFDVLGRKSKHDVGLPGVSRSKSINKRKETLLKEYKHKNKSNKLIDRRLGEYDSKMAPEDKILRRFAMERQRAHEKKDLYNLNEEEELTHYGQSLSEIEKFTDLVNSDDESEEKGLLSAELTAAHFGGGGGLLRKKTSGEQQGDEGAPKTKSRQELIEELIHKSKQEKRERQVQKEEAQELTEKLDEDWKSIQALMVQKKPKAQREEKQEAEKPKLEEYDMMVRELGFEMKAQPSEKMKTPDEIAREEREKLQKLEADRLKRMMGNEDEAEGTRHRSHMSADDLNDGFILDKDDEKTLAYQDGKWNMDDGLEEGKSEGDEEGDSGEEEEDDAEEVEEEEEDAGSSEEEDDHSDLESEAEAEEGNDEELSAKAKKSLSEEERKAQQEAAKAELPYTFTAPESYTDLEKLLCGHTPDNQHLIVARMQKCNHPSLAVGNKLKLQKLVGFLLEYFGELACRSPPELTTIDKLIPELYTLCQMFPGEACKAMQTIIGDAAHSMEEVLEVKGHAAFPALDMLIHLKVTALLFPTSDYRHPVTTPALLYIGQVLTKCPVRSLQEVTSGLVLCCLAVEYVSFSKRFLPELINFLAGTLHLAVQDKSSPGYSVVPPFRATGKHSDLLVLSDSESWKSWDKKSQLPLSAAQHLALKTDLDGDHFKDALAF, translated from the exons ATGGGGAAGCCGCCCAAAAAGAGGAGTATTGCAGACAAGGTCCGCAAGGTTAAAACGTCCACCGAGATCAAGAATAACCCTTTTGAGGTGAAAATCAATAGGAAGAAATTCGATGTACTTGGGAGGAAAAGCAAGCATGATGTGGGCCTTCCTGGGGTGTCCCGGTCCAAATCTATCAACAAG AGAAAAGAAACCCTCCTGAAAGAATACAAACACAAGAACAAGTCCAACAAACTCATCGACAGGCGCTTGGGAGAGTACGACTCTAAGATGGCTCCAGAAGACAAGATCCTCCGGAGGTTTGCCATGGAGAGACAG CGTGCCCACGAGAAGAAGGACTTGTACAACCTgaacgaggaggaggagttgaCCCATTATGGACAATCACTGTCTGAAATAGAGAAGTTTACCGACTTGGTGAACAGCGATGACGAGTCAGAGGAGAAAGGCCTTTTGTCAG CTGAGCTGACGGCTGCCCACTTTGGCGGGGGAGGTGGCCTCCTCAGGAAGAAGACCTCTGGGGAGCAGCAGGGGGATGAGGGGGCTCCGAAAACCAAGTCCAGACAGGAGCTGATTGAGGAGCTCATCCACAAGTCTAAGCAAGAGAAG AGGGAGCGACAGGTGCAGAAAGAGGAGGCACAGGAGCTGACAGAGAAGCTGGATGAGGATTGGAAGAGCATCCAGGCTCTGATGGTGCAGAAGAAGCCCAAAGCTCAGCGAGAGGAGAAGCAGGAAGCGGAGAAACCAAAG CTGGAGGAGTATGACATGATGGTGAGGGAGCTCGGCTTTGAGATGAAGGCTCAGCCCTCTGAGAAAATGAAGACCCCTGATGAGATTGCCAGGGAGGAGCGTGAGAAGCTGCAGAAACTGGAA GCCGATCGTCTGAAGAGGATGATGGGAAATGAAGACGAAGCGGAAGGCACGCGACATCGGAGCCACATGTCGGCCGACGACCTTAACGACGGCTTCATCCTGGACAAAGACGATGAGAAAACTTTAGCCTACCAG GATGGCAAATGGAACATGGACGACGGGTTGGAGGAAGGCAAGAGCGAAGGCGATGAAGAGGGAGACAGtggtgaggaggaagaggatgatgcTGAAGAagtagaggaagaggaggaggatgcagGCAGCAGTGAGGAAGAGGACGATCATTCAGACTTGGAAAGTGAAGCGGAAGCGGAAGAAGGAAATGATGAAGAGCTCAGCGCCAAAGCCAAGAAGAGCCTGAGCGAGGAAGAGAGGAAGGCCCAGCAGGAGGCAGCCAAAGCAGAACTTCCATACACTTTTACTG CTCCAGAAAGCTACACCGACCTTGAAAAGCTGCTATGTGGCCACACCCCTGACAACCAGCACCTGATTGTGGCCAGGATGCAGAAGTGCAACCACCCGAGTTTGGCTGTAGGAAATAAGCTTAAACTGCAG AAACTAGTTGGCTTCCTGTTGGAGTACTTTGGAGAACTGGCCTGCCGGAGTCCTCCTGAACTCACCACCATTGACAAGCTAATCCC AGAGTTGTACACCCTGTGTCAGATGTTTCCGGGAGAAGCCTGCAAGGCCATGCAGACCATCATTGGTGAcgctgctcacagcatggaggAAGTGCTGGAGGTCAAAGGGCATGCTGCTTTCCCAGCACTAGACATG CTCATTCACCTGAAGGTGACGGCACTGCTGTTTCCCACGTCGGACTATCGACATCCTGTCACGACACCGGCGCTCCTTTACATCGGTCAGGTTCTTACTAAG TGTCCAGTGAGATCattacaggaagtgacatcaggttTAGTCCTGTGCTGTCTGGCAGTGGAGTACGTCTCCTTTTCCAAGCGTTTCCTGCCCGAGCTCATTAACTTCCTGGCTGGAACGCTGCACCTGGCCGTGCAGGACAAGAGCTCCCCAG GTTACAGCGTCGTCCCGCCCTTTAGGGCCACAGGGAAGCACAGCGATCTGTTGGTGCTCTCAGACTCGGAATCTTGGAAGAGCTGGGACAAGAAAAGCCAGCTCCCGCTTTCTGCTGCACAGCACCTCGCTTTGAAGACGGACCTTGACGGCGATCACTTCAA AGATGCTTTAGCCTTTTGA
- the LOC129169887 gene encoding alpha-synuclein-like: MDVLKKGFNKAKDGVVAAAEKTKQGVTGAAEMTKDGVMFVGTKTKDGVTTVAGKTVEGVSHVGQTMVTGVTAVAQKTVEGAGNIVAATGLVKKDPAKPGEDNSGVQDAVESPVDTDTADVTEDDTD, translated from the exons ATGGACGTTCTGAAGAAAGGGTTCAACAAAGCCAAGGACGGAGTGGTGGCCGCGGCAGAGAAGACCAAGCAGGGAGTGACAGGAGCTGCTGAGATGACCAAAGATGGGGTCATGTTTGTAG GTACCAAAACAAAGGATGGAGTCACAACAG TTGCAGGTAAAACAGTGGAGGGCGTGAGTCATGTTGGCCAAACCATGGTAACCGGGGTGACCGCCGTGGCCCAGAAAACTGTGGAAGGTGCGGGCAATATCGTCGCAGCCACCGGATTGGTCAAGAAAGATCCAGCCAAACCA GGTGAAGACAACTCGGGCGTGCAGGATGCGGTCGAGTCACCGGTTGACACGGACACTGCTGACGTGACAGAG GACGACACGGACTGA
- the oacyl gene encoding O-acyltransferase like protein, with translation MALGWVRLCLLAGLSRVLNRTQASAVSKQCMMDTDTFLWEINQDRPKEYAVLMYDAFGKIGSNVGGGSANQPGLLQQCRSARSPTFTGQYCQVFLMQGTIQYFVGICVPDSCDEEDVQTLVLYDTFKYGHLSLIPPLPAILVNESTQDMIMTHCLSKTVNPDAADITCLFMCCIMIAIPLAATLFIATIRWQRNRAVMPSVESTCLNTGLNLYGTLKTKSSTGEEMNGREIEETNAVRRGSLCFPQSCVYQCLQAFSLQTTGRGIFSTSSTRVPEGDYSSLNGIRVLSLLWIMCGHSAQFPVINNLDNYKDWKKTVERSPLYVFSLSGPVFLAVDTFLLLGGLLSARSLLVSIQRAEDKLSTRLVMGYLFMRFKRIQPLHLFIMCLTVGLISVIHWGPYWFPFIDNLMDCKTYWWGNLLLISNLLPVHEICVPWTWYLSLDFQCYATTPLLVYFYRMNRCVFAVVAGGLLLMTTLASSVVTGLLRLPVFQPSTLTSENYVLYYYVKPHTRYGPFLIGILTGIYLTTKKGQLLKHKWQAVLGWLCCLSVLAVLIGLAYVLRGNPTHPSVPHALYQGLHRPVWALAVTWIILACEEGYGGFIRSMLSFGLWVPLANISFACYLIHPVFILLYIGLQETPIHYSDINFMYLFLGHLLLTVATSFVLTVLIEKPYVLLKWNRK, from the exons ATGGCCCTGGGTTGGGTGAGGTTGTGTCTTTTAGCGGGTTTAAGTAGAGTTTTGAATAGAACACAGGCCTCTGCAGTGTCCAAACAATGTATGATGGATACCGATACTTTCCTTTGGGAAATAAACCAGGACAGGCCCAAAGAATATGCAGTTCTCA TGTATGATGCTTTTGGAAAGATAGGTAGTAATGTTGGCGGAGGTTCTGCTAACCAGCCCGGCCTACTGCAGCAGTGTCGCTCTGCCCGGAGTCCTACCTTCACTGGACAGTACTGTCAAGTGTTCCTCATGCAG GGAACAATCCAGTATTTTGTTGGTATCTGTGTTCCTGATTCTTGTGATGAAGAGGACGTACAAACGTTGGTACTGTACG ATACATTCAAGTATGGCCACCTGTCACTCATTCCTCCTTTGCCTGCTATTTTGGTCAACGAGTCTACCCAGGATATGATCATGACACATTGTTTGTCAAAGACCGTTAACCCTGATGCAGCAGATATCACGTGCCT GTTTATGTGTTGCATAATGATAGCGATTCCCCTCGCAGCAACCCTGTTCATCGCTACAATTAGATGGCAACGGAACAGAGCCGTCATGCCAAGTGTAGAGTCCACCTGTTTAAACACCGGCCTCAATCTGTACGGGACCCTGAAGACTAAAAGTTCTACTGGTGAAGAAATGAATGGTCGTGAAATTGAGGAAACTA ACGCCGTCCGCCGTGGATCTTTGTGTTTTCCTCAGAGCTGTGTCTACCAGTGTCTCCAGGCCTTCTCCCTTCAGACGACCGGTCGGGGTATCTTCAGCACATCCTCCACTAGGGTCCCTGAAGGAGACTACTCGTCCTTGAATGGCATCCGCGTCCTTAGCCTGTTATGGATCATGTGCGGCCATTCTGCACAGTTCCCTGTGATAAACAACTTAG ATAACTACAAAGACTGGAAAAAAACAGTCGAAAGAAGCCCTCTGTATGTGTTTTCCCTCAGCGGACCAGTTTTTCTGGCTGTAGACACCTTCCTTCTGCTGGG GGGTCTACTTAGCGCCAGGTCCCTACTGGTCTCCATACAAAGAGCTGAAGATAAACTGAGTACAAGACTGGTGATGGGCTACCTGTTCATGAGGTTTAAAAG GATCCAGCCACTGCATCTCTTCATTATGTGTCTCACCGTTGGACTTATATCTGTGATCCACTGGGGTCCTTACTGGTTTCCATTCATTGACAACTTGATGGATTGTAAAACATACTGGTGGGGGAACTTGCTGCTGATTAGCAATCTACTGCCAGTCCATGAGATA TGTGTTCCTTGGACGTGGTACCTCTCTCTGGACTTCCAGTGTTATGCCACCACTCCTCTACTGGTATATTTCTACAGAAT GAACAGATGTGTCTTTGCAGTCGTGGCCGGAGGCCTGCTGTTGATGACCACGTTGGCTAGCTCTGTTGTAACTGGACTCCTGCGGCTGCCCGTCTTCCAGCCTTCTACACT GACATCAGAGAattatgtattgtattattatgtgaAGCCTCACACAAGATATGGACCATTTTTAATAGGAATCCTCACTGGAATATACTTGACCACTAAAAAAGGCCAACTCTTAAAGCacaag TGGCAGGCGGTGCTTGGTTGGTTGTGCTGTCTGTCAGTCTTGGCGGTACTGATAGGATTGGCCTACGTCCTCAGGGGTAACCCGACGCACCCCTCTGTGCCACATGCGCTCTACCAGGGACTGCACAGACCAGTCTGGGCTCTGGCTGTCACCTGGATCATCCTGGCCTGTGAGGAGGGCTATGGAG GTTTTATCCGTAGTATGTTATCGTTTGGTCTCTGGGTTCCTCTCGCCAACATCAGTTTTGCCTGCTACCTGATACATCCCGTTTTCATCCTCCTCTACATCGGGCTACAAGAGACGCCCATCCACTACTCAGATATCAACTTT ATGTACCTGTTCCTGGGACACCTGCTGCTCACAGTAGCGACAAGCTTTGTCTTAACCGTGCTGATTGAGAAGCCCTACGTCCTCCTGAAATGGAATCGTAAATAG